The genomic region TTGAAACAAACATCTGAAGATAATTTTTCCAAAATAATATAAAGGAACACCTACATTTGGTTtgataaaaaaaatcatactgttgtactattcaataaaatatttcttaatATCACCATTGAAATCATACTTTAAATCCATTAGATTTGCATCTCAATCCTAAATATATTTACTCAGAATAGCTCCACTGAAAATAATGGAATTTACTACTAGCTCCTACAAAAGAGGGAATCCAGAGGTGTGCAGTCTCCAGTGATATTCTCATCACTTTGAAAAGGATATTTTTTTGAATCTGTTGGAAATAATTTGCACTATTCCTCTAACAACATCTTGCCTGGGATACTTGCAACTATTTCAGAAGCAGCTAgtctacccctgctctagcacttGTGGAGCAAACTGGTCTTATCCTTCCCCTTAAAATGCTGTGTTGTAAAGGTGAATTTTGtacaattttaatgtatttattatgtttttgttGTGCGATGCCCTGAGCCCACTTTGGGAAGGGCAtcttataaattcaataaataaataaaactaataaataacacACTGTCTTCTAACTTATTGGCATTGAGAATGTGTTCATGTGGTCCAAGATTCTAACCATTGCTCCCATAAACCGGTTCCAGAAGAATCTTTGGAGTTAATATGAGAGGAGTTCTTTTAATCCTATTCAGTGCTCTTCCAACTACTGAAGGAATTAATCCCTACATATATAGGTTTACAGCAACAATGCCTTTGAAAAATGTAATCACCGCTCACCTGATTTGGTAACGCTGTCCATTTGGGCATCTCCAGCCCAGTGGAAAAGAAAACCTGTTTTATAGCCTTCAGCATCCTGGACAAAGAAAAGGAACAACGTTAGAACAGCTCCTCTACACACTGGAATGCAGCTGCAGATTGCCTTATCTTCTCCTGAAAGGTTGGCACCATTTTATTCAAGGCAGATGAAATGTTGGGGATAGGTACAcctgtggtggtggttgttgttgttttgcatggTACTTGACAGTTAAAGGCATATCTTCCCCTTATCGGAACTGTGAACcttttcccacccccttcctcgaCTAAAGCCGGTCAGTCGCGCACGGACATTCACCTTCTGCTTGCCTTTTGGTTTAGCCTTCTGGTTTAGCCGTCTAACGTTGCAAGGCTCTCCTTTTCCGTCTGGCCCAAGAACTAGTTTTGAGACCAGCGCCTGGTTTCACAACTCTGCGCGCTACGCCCTCCGTGGAGCAGGGGGACacccggggcggggcggggcggggcggggtggaaTAATGTTTTGGGACTCCGACGGCATTTGGGACAATTTGGCCTGTTCTGGGAGCCAGCCTACACAGGCAGCCTCGCGATTGGCTGCAACGAAGTTATAAAAGCTGTAAGCGGCCACGCACATGGGGTGATTGGAGGGGCGGCCGGAGCCCCGCTGTTTTGCATGGCTATGTGTCGGGCATGGATGTGTGGCTGCGCGCGCGCGTCAGGCCACTCTTTCGCCCTGCGGTGGTGCTTGGTATCAGATGCCGCTTGTTGTGCTGGCACAGCATCTCTAGGGAATGAAAGAGTGAGCTAATGGCACATTGTCATATGCCAAGAGAGGGCGGGGGAGAGATGAAAAGGGCTCTTTGAATCAGAAGAAATTAGCATGTCTCTgtcctctgcactcccacaccacTGCTCTGCTTTGTGAGGAAATAGAATACCCTTAACTGGAGCGGCTGTAATCTCTAGTACTATAGAATGCGTGGGGGCGTGATTTACCTCACACTGCAAATTTTCTGTGTTGTAAGGCGACTCTAAGTAGAGGTCGGATAGTTCAAGTAGCTCTCAAAGCAAGTAAGAATGTGGCAAAGACATCACCACTGAAGCAGCAACTAGTGAGATCTGTACATGGTAATGTTTTCACTTGAGTGTGGCCATGCTGAGATCCAAACTGATGTGTAGGCATCTTGTGGAATACTGTTCTGCACATGTGACAACCCAGTCAACACATTAAATGCTAAGGAATGCAAGAAGGGCAATTTGGCCAAGGGCTCAATCAGGCCTCTTATTTAGACGTGTTTTGGGAACACTTGACCAGCTTAAATTTGTTTTTATGTGCACCACAtgtcattgtttttgttttcattatgaCGACTCGGGGCCTGAAACACTGGAAGATGCCCAGGCATATTTGCGCCTCAGAGAGAGCTTGAAGGGAAGTTATGCAAAACATTTTCCAACATTCAACTCACCTGGATATGCAAGTCTTGGGCAAGCAGTTTCTCTGTGGTTGTCTGCTGACATTTAGGGTCGTCACATCACATGTTGCAATGCTCATTGTGGCAAAACAGGAGGTGTGGTGGCACTGGCACTGGGTTTGCCAGCTTTGAGTACTGTTCTGCTTAAAGTAGTCACCTTGACTTGGGGCTTGAAACTCTGTGTAAATTCTAAATGTTTAATGTGGCTCTGAGAGTGTGCTGGTTGCACTGTGTTTGTGGTATTAAGGAATTACCAACTGGTAATCCTTTTCTGCTCAGGCCCCTTAAGAGTAAGGGGAGAGAAAATGTAATCTTTTTTTAACCTATAAATGGGTACAGAAATGAAATAGGCTGTGGATGGATCTGGTAGAACAGTGGACATTGTTCACCTATTACTCACACAGGCTCacagtgccattttctcagccaGGGCTGATTTAATATCCCAGCCCGCAGTAGTTAAAATTTGGCTCTCATATACAACAGATAAGATGGACTATATGTGGACTAAATCACTTCAAACCACAGGTGAGTGTTGATATGATATTTTAGCTTTTTATTTCTTATGTATGTGAcataaaattgaattaaataacAGGAGATAACAGGAGATTGGTATAccaaggagggagaaaaaggcaaGTTCATAAGAGGCTTATTTCTGGCTTGGCTTGTTCTCTATTATTACTTTTCATTTCTGATTTTATTCTTCTGTTTAGCCCTCTTCAAGTTAGGAAGCTCTGGTATAATGGATAATGAGAGTGTCCCAGTATGGGGTTTTTCACATCTTTCCCTTCTGTCCTCCAAAACAGAATCTGACTATTAGAATTATCTTTAATAACTACACCATATTGTAGCTGCGGGGTCCTCTGCAAATAAAAAGACTGAGAAGTCTGTTCCTTATGTATTATTTCCTTCTAGTCACATTTCAAAAGAGACATCAATAATTTCCCTGAATGAGAAGCATTACTGCTGTTGTATGTGCAATTAAAGGGATAAAGTAGGGAACTATAAAATAGGAAGCAGTTGCAGGTGGTATGATGGATGCATTGTTGCTAATAGGCTATCTTCTTGTTTTACTCTGTTCCCTGTTCATGGCAAAAAATGTCCTTAGCAGAGACAACAGAGGAACAAAGCAATGAGTGTGTGCACCAAGGCCAATGATACCTCTATCATACTACTGTCAGTGCTCTTAAAAACGACTATCAGTGTTCAGCCCAAAGTCTACATCCGTCTTCCTGCCAGTTATAAACTTACTGAGAGGCTCAAAGACAGCTTGCCACAATTACAGCTCCATTTCTGCAAATGCAGTATTACTGATCAATTGATTTCATGTCGTTTTTGTGAATGAGATTGACATTGGCATGAAAGAACAAACTAGGTCCTGTGAAGAATTGGAAGTGGGAGAACAAAATATCACCCCTCAAAATCTCTTTTCTCTGTgattgaaatctcagaagcttaaTCAGTTTCATTACTCATCCTcttctttcatcctcccccttcaGCTGATGATCAGTGGCATTTCATCTCTTTTGGACCATATTTAGTAAATCAGTCTGGGTCTTTCATTCATTTGTTCTGCATAAAAACATGCCTGTATACTGAAACCAATGTTTGATGGCAGGGCCTTCTCCGTTGTGGTACCCTGCATATACAATTTTTTCCTTGATggtaattttatgtatttgtggCTCTTTTTAACTtgcatttaaattttatttttttattttatagtattctttttaatttctgtCAGCTGCCTTGTACTTAGTTTGACTAAAGTAAATCTGATCGTGTATGTGTGCATATCTGTTCATAATTTATGAAAGCAAAAGATCTCATTTGAAAATCATTCTCATTTTGTTCAACAAACTGAAAAAGTGGCAGGTGCTTCTTTGGTTTAGGTGTCATATGGTTGAGTGAAGTGCTTTTCTTCTTGCATAATTTCCTGGATTAacttttttggagaatgaacaAATATTCATTTCTGTACTTGCATTTGTGACTACTTCTGCTGTTGAGGTTAGACTGGTTCATGCAAACATTTTGTTATATAGACTCCTTACATATCAATGGGCAATGCACATAATTAGTGCATTCTTTTCATACATATGTACACTTATGCACACTTATGCACATTTTCCATCCCATCCATTTGCTCTTTATAAAAAAAAGCTTGTAGATATTTAATCACACATGACTGGTTATTTCATACTGTTGCTTGTTGAGTCTACATATTGGCAGAAATGGGAAGTAGCCCTAAATTCTGTCAAACTGTATGAAATTTCAAAAACTCATTATTTCAATGATGACATGGTATTTTAGGACTGCCCCATTAATTTCAGTTCACATGAGGCAAACGATCAACTGTGATTGTtccttctaatttttaaaaaaacaaaacacaattatGAGTGGTTGTAGTTTGAAAAGAGAAACTAGTTTAGGAGGAAAGTCATTTAAATCTTTCTTCTCCATGCTTTTTTCCTACTAAAGCCACCATTCCTTTAGCTGTTTTTTCAGGTATTGTATGGATACCCCTATTTTCCTCAGGGCTGGTAAAGTATCTTGGCCACTATCCAGCATGAAATGGCACAAGGAAATAGAACTAAATAATCTCTCAGTGTCTTTCTTCCCCTTCAAGTTGCAGCTCTCACAGCTGTGTATGtatttttaagcaaaaaaaggaaaaaaatattggaactgTGCAGGTTGTGTAATTTTGCTTTTAATAGATTGCATGTGTACTGATCTCATGTGAATCAGCAGCTTTTACTGAAATGAAGGAGATAATCAATGAAAACCGGGGAGCTTTATGTGTGCAGTAGACTTCATTTAGTTATAGTCAATATTGTATACATATTAGTTTCCCTACTCCATGTTTGTgggatacattaaaaaaatcttagtATGATACATACAAGAAGTGAATCTGATTAAGAAGACGGCTAAAAATATTGACTTAACTCAATATTTAGTACATCATCATGTTGCAAAATAATCCAGCGAGATTGTGTCTGTTGACCTGCATTTAAATGAGATTGTCCTATTGACCTCTTAGTTGCTCTGTAACTATTGCCATTAATAGCaaataaaagacaaaatgaaCAAATGGGTCAGAGAAGTCTGTCGATACCATTTTAGCACAACAGTCCGTTGCTGGTACAATGTTTGTGATAATCCTAAACAGTAGAATTTATTAAATGGAATGGAGAAGtctaagggtttttttccaagATATTTTTCAGAACGTGGAAATGCTCTCATAAATCTTCTGAAAACTGGGCAGCCTAATGTCCATGTAATGCAAAGTATATGCTAATAGTAAACATCAAACATTAGTTTTAACAGTGGTTGTATACCTCCCTTTGGCAACTATCATGAAGgtctgggaaaagataaaaagaagtGTCTTCTTATCTTGTTTTCTCATGTCTTAGCAATGTACGTTTAGAAATTTACAAGTTAAACCTCACTGTCAAGTTTCATTCTTTAATAAGCTTAATGCAAATTGATaatggtaattttttaaaaagcacaccagaTCTGTGGCACCTGACTTTCTGATTTAGAGATTTCCACACTGTTGGGTCACAACTGGAACAAGGGTTTTGATTCTATAGAAGTAGCATTTCATGTTTGCTGAAGCTGCAGTGTCTTCTAGTGCTACCCGTGCTAGGCATAGGGGGAAATGTTTCCCGTATACATTCTAGCATGCAGACAGTGTAACAGACTGAGAGAGCTAGAAGCAACAGAGAGCTAGAAGCAACTATCCTGAATGTCAGGCAATGTGTATATAACTGCAATCTGTAATACACATGTGCACTCATTAGTAATGTTTTTAAGGACACCTGTAAGAAAGTTTTTTACCAGGAGAATAAAAgcagtttgatttttaaaaaatgggaaatggTATAGAAATAGATGCTTTAGAAttactcctccctcctccctatgTTTCTTTCCCCCAGGTTTGTGGATTATTAACAACATATAAAAAATACCCCTGCCGCCAGAGAGTGCTCTGGAGGCAACAGCGCAGCACGGCCCCAGTGCAGTCCCCGGTCGCTTCggcctgtggattgggctgcccgtctCAGTATGAACTCACAGATATCTatcactttttctttcttctgataGAATCTTCCTAATCAAGAACATCTTTGCTGTGCCAGACAATAAATAATTCTTGGTAGCTGTATGGGATGGATTAGCAGCGTTCTTTCAGTGACATTCAGAACACCTGAGTAATATGAAAAAAGCAAACCACTTttttacaatttatttttttaattgctccaTCTTATGCACAGAACCAAAAGTCAGGAGGACTTCTctttattaaaaaatataaaaccatGACAAATCATTCATTTGCAGACTTCGCCATATTGGGTCATGAGTATCTTGTGCTGTTATTTACCACAAGTGCTATGATTTATCCTCCATAAATGGTTGAATCTTTTCGAGAATTTGTAGTGAGATTTAGACCATTCTTGCTTGTGCCCCAGTGGTCATCTGCCACTTAAAATAGCATAGATGGATAAAGAGGCATTTTGAAGTCTCACTTTTCAGGTTTGTGCTTGTTATCGTTGCACAGTCTGTGTTTTCGCTTTGTAAAGAATCTTCATTTATAATTCAAAAGTGTTAATGTTCAAGAAATTAGTGCATTAAAAATGGTACAAGCCCTTTTAATGATTGGTATATGTGTGTGAAATGTTTCCAGTATGGTTGCTTTTCATCAGACCTCATAATGATCCAAATAACTCAGATCCAGCCATCTTCTAAAATCATGCTTAAGAAAATTCCGAAGTGCAgcattattttttatatttctctCCATCCTGCACATAATATGGTGgagttgttttattttcagtgccACTAAAATGCCATGGTTAAGCATACTTATCAGCTGAAGCTCATTTGTGCTTGTGGCTGTTCACTCGTTTGGGTTTTGCCTTGTTTTAAATCCACAACAGGATGGAAACCTCAACcaaaagattcccccccccctgggTTTACTGTGGTTTGCTCTCTTCATAAGGAGGCACTGGATCCTGAAAGAGTTGAATGTGATCCCCTTCCACAGAGGTCTTCATGGTGGCCTCCTCATAGGATGGAGGTAAGCACACACTGAGAAAGCTGGTTTCAGGCAAGAGAGTGGAATAGTGAAAGTTCTGCTCGCTGCTCCAGGGCAGCACTGACAGGAAATCAGTCACTTCGTGCTCAGGAAGGGACTCTGGGAGGTCAATGCTGAAGATCTGAGCCTGGGGGCTGCGATGCTGACAACGTCTGTAGAGGAAGAGCAATAGGAATGCCAAAAAAAGCATCATGGTAGCAGGCAGTATGATGCATAAGAATGGTTCTATGTCTTCTTTGGCTGAGCTTACTTTATGCTGACCCTGTAATTGCAACCAACAGAAAAAGAGTCAAATATTTGGTAAGGCTTTTTCAATTCCAACCCACCCTCTTTGTCATAACATAATACTTGTAACCATCTATTCCTCTATCTGCTGTACCACTGTATGTAAAGTTGCCAGCCatgggtgtaacgaggcagccctgggaaaactgtagccctgggcaaaacctgagttggatgcccccccccccccccatgggcggccgctccaccacgaccaatttttttgcaccaggacattggtgcctgcagggggtgcatttttagacatatcagcaccgaaatttcagcatatcatcaggagactgtccttatgctactccccaagattggtgaggtttggtttaaggagcccaaagttatggactcccaaagggggtgccccatcccccattgtttccaaaggtggagctaataggagatgggggctacagttttgagggtccataactttgggccccctgaaccaaactgcaccaaacctggggggtatcatcagggcagtctcctgatgagaccctgaaagttttgagactgtgccttcagaaatgtccccagcCTACAGCCCCCATGGACAgcgatacagaaaactcaatgcagaacaaagcttcttgggcaaatttctgggatgtcccTGCAGAGTGCATTTTTTGGATTTATCGCCACCAAAAGagtttcaggggtatcatctgggaaACTGTGTCCTAATAGGTACCCCAAAGAGTTCGgaatgcagtttggtttagaaattccaaagttatggacccactcaAAGGGagttgcccccatccccattctttgctaaggagatgggggctaccctttgcagggtccataactttggacctagTAAACTGCACCAAATACCtgagggtgccatcatctccagatgataccctgaaatttaacCGATGCCGAttcatccaaaaatgcacctgcAGAGCtatctagaaatttgcccaagaatctttgttctgcattgattttACCCATTActttgtcaatgggggttgcccAGGCACAATGTGTGAAAGGTGTGTGTGcaaatttctgaaggcacagtctcaaaactttcagggtctcatcaggagactgccccaatgataccccccaattctggtgcagtttggttcaggggggccaaagttatggaccctcaaaggctgtagcccccatctcctaaccAACTCCCATTAGCAAACATGAGAGATAGGGACACCCAACACAAAGAGTCCATAACTGAACCTGAACAAAACCTCACTGGAAAccctggagggtagcataaggaacagcctcctgatgatactgctgAAATTACAGTGCCATAGCCtaaaaaaaatgcgccccccccccccccccctgcaggccaaaaatggaaaaccactaaaatacccaaaaacgaacccagcattttgatgccccccacaaggtgatgccctgggcagctgcccaccttgcccaatgggcattacgccagtgttgccagctctaggttgggaaatattgggagatttgggggaggaacctggggaggacTTCAGCGGGATATAGttctatagagtccacctcccaaagaagCCATCTTTtccagggaaaatgatctctgtcatctggaaactaatggtaattctgggagatctccagccatcaccaggaggttggcaactctaagtctctctctctctctctctctctctctctctctctctctctctctgtgtgtgtgtgtgtgtgtgtgtgtgtgtgtgtgtgtgtgtgtgtgtgtgtgtgtgtgtgtgtttggagtcATTACATGGTATCTGTAGGAGCAGGAAATTATTTTGCATTctaaattgatttatttttgtttttgaggCAGTTGAaggtgtcatttttttaaaaaatcccatgatctatcaattaatttattttaaaccaGTATACTAACAGGTAAATTCAGAACTGTAACTTACATGTTAATTACAAATAATGGATTGTACATATGACAGGTAAGCTAGCAGAAAATTATTCCTATGAAGAATGAAAAATGATAAATAATATGAGGCATGATCTATCCCCTGAAACACACAGTTCACTATGCACAACACAGAGCACAGAGGAGATCTTCACAGGGGTTAAAATTCTCAATAGCCTtcaattctttctttctgttgaagGTACCGGTAGTTCGTTTTTGAGCTAGCTGTCGCTGACTATTGGTAATGACTTGATATTGCTATATTGTTGGGCTAAGTTTTTTTTAGTAGattacatttgtttttaattttgatgttttcaatttttaattttgttgttagCTGCTCCCAAGCTTTTAGAgagaacaggataaaaatgttttaattaaaaacaaaacagattgcTGATAGAAGTTACTGAGGAAAATAAGAGACCACCAGAACCTTGAAACTACTATTCAGGAGGAGAGGAAATATGAATGACTTTAGTTACTTAATGGAGAGGTGAAATTTGTGAAGCTAATGTGATATTGAGAGGAACTATGTGTAGAGATACCTCCTGGTCGTGATGGCAATTAATTCCAGTATGCTTTGTATTGGCTAAGATGTTGGTTTTTTTGGTGGCACTAGATTTTATGGTAGCTGAGGTGCTGTCCTCACAAACATTTTTAGTTGTTCCTGTCTTCCCAGTAGTGCACATTTCTCTGAGAAGGATTGTTATCAAGACAGCTGCTGCAAATGATGTGGAGTGAGATGGGGAAACTCAGAGCATAATAATGGTATATGTCATGAGGGATTACACTTACATGACAGGGGAAAAGGAATGGAGCTGCCATTTTTAACAGAGCTGTATGTCTGGAGATGTTCAGTTCCCTCCAAACTGACAGTATAAATACAGCCACCAATCTTTTTTGTGGACCATCAGCGACAAAGTAAATAATGTTAGATTAGTAAGAGCTAATTGACTGAAGCAAATAGATTTTGTGCAGTCCCTCACCAATCTTATGTGTTAGTTAATGTGAAGTGTGGGTATCAATCAGTATACAAAATGATGGTCCAAAAATGTTCCCTAACAATCAAGGAAGTAAAAGACTATGAATCTGtatccaaagaagcttacataaTGTACTTATGTACATAAGAGTGTTCATTGCATATGATCATATAGTCAAAGTGTGGACACTTTTCTTCGTGGAAATGACTTTAGACTTCTCTGTGCTAAATATTGTATGTAATTTCTATTCATTTTATGCACACTATTGTATCTAATGTACAAAGAGCACCATTAAGGAAAGTCTTATGCTTGCTAAGTGCTTTCTTTCCTATGGGATAATATCGTAAGCTAAATCATATCAGTATCATCATATAGTGCTAGGAACTGATAGGACAATAAGTAGTATTGCATGTAGCATAGAttaatgaacaaaataaaaagaagttCTAAAGTAAAAACATATTCACCGTAAATCATCTTTGTTGCCAAATAATAACCAAGGAGGAATATAATAATTATATCGGTATATTTGAGTCTGTTCATAAAATCTATTATGGAACAAGAAGATAACATTATAGCATAGTTATGATAAAGCATGGTTTAACTACTGGCTAAAATTGGACTATGTGTGAAGAAGAAGGTTAAAagctctttaaaaacattttatttatttttggagctTATAGCCCACCCTTTCCGGAGGTCTCAGGGTGCcttgcaaaattaaaaacaataataagaCATGATATAAAATAATcattaaaacaccataaaacaaacttacaaaatattacccacccacataccctccacaccccagaccagcagcttcAGGCATCAGGGAGGTCAAAGGCCAAAGGcttgggtgaagaggaaagtctttgccatATGCCAAAACCCATACAGGGTTGGTGCCTGTTGAATTTCCATGAGGAAGCTATTCCACAGTTTGGGGCTGGCCATGGAGAAAGTCCTCCCATGTACTCACTCCCCTGCACCTTGCCAGGGGAAGGGATGACCAGGAGAGCCCCCCACTTGACCTCAGTGTTTGGGCAGGTTCGTGTGGGTGCAGGCACTCCTTCAGATAGGTGGAACCCAAGCCAGTGCAGACCTTTCAAGACAGGCATTATATGTGCTTAGTCTGGTTGTCCCATCAgaagtctggctgctgcattctgcactagcTCCAGCTTCCCAACCGTCCTCAAGGGAAGCTCCATgaagagcacattgcagtagtcaaGATGGGAGGTTACTAGAATGTGAAGCACTGTGGTCAGGTCCCTTCTGTCCAAATGTTGTTGAAGGTAGGTGCTCCTATCAGCTGCTGCCACATGTGATTCCAGGGACAGGGGTGAGTACAAAAGCATCCCCAGATCTCACACCCAGTCCTTCAGGGGCAACACTTCCCCATCCACCACTGGGTGCCCTGTGATCTCCTGTTTACTAGTCCTCACCAAGTCTGTCACAGCTTTCAGACAAGTGTCCAGCACTGAAAGGGCCTCACCTGACTCAAATGGAAGAGAGAGATAGAGCTGGATATcttcagcatactgatggcacccaaCTCCAAACCCCCTGTTGACCTCCCCCAGTGATTTCATATTGATATTAAATAgtagggggcagtggtgggattcagcaggttcgcaccactttggcagaaccagttgttaaaatagtgcttgtaaacaaccagttgttacatttttTGAATGCCATCagcggaaccagttgttaaattatttgaatcccaccactggtaggggGGATAGTACCATGCTCTGGCAAACCTCACAATGAAGCTCCCAGAGCTGAGagcatgaaccccccccccccacacacacacacactgccccggAGAAAGGACAAgaaccattcttttaaaaaaattgaagaacACTTCCTCCTAGACCCAGTCCCCATAGCCACTACAGAAGGATACCATGCTTAATGGTATCGAAAGCTGTTGAGAGATCCAGGAGAATGAACAGAGAGGTGTTCCCCCATCCCTCACccatcagggtgaccaaggcCATTTCTGTGCCAAATCGTCATCTGAAACCGGACTGAAATAGATCTAGAAATGTTGTATAAAAATCCTTTAACTACATCTGCACTTGACGTTAATGTTCAAAACAGCAGTCGAGCATCAGTCTGTGACTTAACAAATTAAGCAGACAGAAGCTATTTACATCAGAAAATGTATGTTGTGATGAAGGAAAAAATTGAAAGTTGTGACTTTTCTCTTTTATCCCATTTTGGTACCATTTGCAGCCTAATGGTTCAATCATAAATAGGATGCATTCCAAATAAGTCTTAAGTGTGCCCTGTatcctttgggttttttaaatctctcaTCAGGGAAAGGAGAAATGAATCAATATTTCCAAATGCAGGAGCAGTGGAAGCATTAGCAGCATAGATGATCAATATGAGTTGTCAGACATCTGAAGATCCTGTACTTTGTACATAAAGAAACTTGTAGTCACGATAAGTTTGAAGATTACTTAAAACATTACATTTGGTGAGTTGGAACATTTGGTGAACTGGAGACAGATTATGTCTGTTTCCCCTCCAGATGCTGAAGGCAGTTTTGAAAGACAATCTCTAGTTGGGTGTGTGTACATTCATACAGAGGTTTTTCCAAAATGATCAGATTTCCATACTCTCTTAATCACAAACCTGACTAGTGAGGGCAGTAggacaaaataaatatttgtattcAGTATAATAAGTAACACTTTTTTTGAGCTACTTGCAACTTTCCTGTAAAATAATTCCCTGGTGACTTTCAAACAGTAACATTGTAGCGTGCTTTTCATTTTTGCCTGGTTGACCTAATTCTCTGGTTAGGCATTTTGATTGTCAAAAGAAGAGTGAAGACACATCAGGTAAGACAAAAGTCATTTTGCAGGAAGCCTTTGAAATGTGACa from Sphaerodactylus townsendi isolate TG3544 linkage group LG01, MPM_Stown_v2.3, whole genome shotgun sequence harbors:
- the SMIM28 gene encoding small integral membrane protein 28, with translation MRWLLGSSWKKFGHADRGSYDWLTSDPGAPLLETQLQGQHKVSSAKEDIEPFLCIILPATMMLFLAFLLLFLYRRCQHRSPQAQIFSIDLPESLPEHEVTDFLSVLPWSSEQNFHYSTLLPETSFLSVCLPPSYEEATMKTSVEGDHIQLFQDPVPPYEESKPQ